The genomic region GAGGCCGTCCGGATCTGGGCGCTGTCCTATGCCGGCGGCAGCACCCGCACCCTTTCCCCGGACGTGGGCCGGCTGATCACCGGCGGGCCATTCGGCTTTGTCCGCAACCCGCTGTACGTGGGGAATTTCCTGGTCTCGCTGGGGGTGTGCCTGGCCGCCTGGCCCTGGATGCCCTGGATGATCCTGGTCTTCATCGGCGCCTTCTTTTTGCAGTACGTGTTCATCGTGGCGTTGGAGGAGGAGACCCTGGCCGGCAAGCTGGGAGCTGAGTATCAGGAGTACTGCCAAAAAGTACCGCGCTGGCTGCCGCGGCTCAGCCACTTCGGCCCGCGCTTTCCGGAAAAGGGCGACACCAAAGCCGCTTTCCGGGCCGAGCGCCGCACCCTGCAGACTTTGTGTATCACCTTGCTGGCGGTGGTGGGGATCTTCATGTGGCGGGTGATGAAGGGATACTAGGACCAAAATTGCCACAGAGACACTGAGGCACAGAGGGTTAATCAATATTTGGGATCTATGAATTGGGTTGTTAGTCTTACTCTGTGTCTCTGAGCCTCTGTGGCCGGTTATTTTTCTAACAACTATGAACAGTGTGCTGTATCTGCATAACCCTGCAGACCGTGTGCATCACCTTGCTGGCGGTGGTGGGGATCTTCATGTGGCGGGTGATGCAGGGATACTGACGGTTTTTTGCCACAGAGGCTCAGAGACACAGAGTGATACTTGCTCTTGTTAATGTCTGGTTGTAGATGATTGAATTTCCCTCCGTGCCTCAGTGTCTCTGTGGCTAAGTTTGGGTAATTTTAACTATGAACAGTTTGCTGTATCTACATAACCAGTATCAGCGGCAAGCCGCATGGACCAAGGCTCTACGGCTTTCTCTGTACCGCAGGGTACAACTGGCCGGGAAGAAGAACATCCTGGAACTGGGATGCGGCAGCGGGGTCATCCTAAGCGAGATCTCGGAGCGCACGGAGGCCCGGCTTTGCGGGATAGAGGCCGACCCCCAAATGACGGCCCTGGCCAAAGCCCAATATCCAGGCATAGAATTCAGGACGGCCCGGGCTGAAAAGCTTCCCTTTCCGGCCAACTCTTTTGACCTGATAGTCACCCACTACTTCTGGTTGTGGCAGAAAGATCCCGAAGCCGTCCTATCTGAGGCCCTCCGGGTCCTAAAAAAAGGCGGGCACCTGATCAGCCTGTGCGAGCCGGACTATATGGGCCGCATTGACGAACCGACGGAGCTGGGAGGGATAAGGGATTTGATTTTAGGGACACTGGCCAAACAGGGCGCGGATCCGGGCCTGGCCGGTAAACTCGAAACTCTCATGTCCCAAGCCGGGTTCAAGACCGAAGCCGGGCGGCAGGATGGCTGCTGGGACTGGCGGGAGTACCGGAAGCAGTTTGACCGGGAATGGGAATTCATTGAGGATCTGTGCGGCTTTGGGAAGAGGCTGGAAGCTTTGAAACAGAAGGACCTTCAGGCGGTGGCGGAGAAAAAGAGAAGGATGTGCATGCCGGTGCGCTGGGTCATAGGACAGAAGTAAAGACCGTTTTTTGCCACAGAGACTCAAAGACACAGAGGGGTTTAATTTTTATAGCTTGTGCATAAAAACACAAAAAAGGCGTGTCATAAACTACCATTAAAAAAACCGGCTGGGCCGGTTTTTTTGTTGTAAAGCAAGGACCTTATGCCCATCCCTCTCCTAATGCTTTAGGAGAGGGAAAAGGGTGAGGTCAAGCGGCATTTTTATTGTTGACAGAGCCCTAATTGCTTGCTATACTTACAGTTTATATGATGGGGCAGTGGGCTTTAACCAGACATAAAAATATCATTTCAGGTGAATAAAATGAAAAAATACGGCGTAATATTGTTGTCACTTTTGACGGTTTCCTGCGTTACCCTGCAGCCGGCGGTGGACAAGAAACCCCCAGTATCACAGGACCAGAAAGCCAGGGAGGAACTGCGGCTGAAAAAGGAAGCAGAGGCCGCCGGCCTCCTGGAAAAGGCCAAAGAACAGTATTCCGAACGCAAGCCGGCCGAGGCGGCGGAGACACTGCAGCAGTTGCTGGCCAAGCATCCCGAGACGCCGGCGGCCGCGGAGGCTCTCTACCTGACGGCACTGTACCGCCTTGAGCTGAAACAGACAGACCTGGCCTTGCAAAACGGCTTCAAGCTGACCGAGAAATATCCCGATTCCGAATTTTGGGCCAAGACCAAGAAGGTGCTGGGCGACTGTTACACCGAGAACAAGGACTATGTGAAAGCCGGTCAGCAGTATCTGGAGGGCATGGCCAAGGCCAAGGCTCCGGAGGACCGCGAGACCATCAGGCTGCCGCTGCTGACGCTGATCAACGAAAAATTATCCGCGGGCGAACTGCGGATACTCTACAAGACATATTCCACTACTGAGACCGCCCCGGCCATGGGCCTGAGATTATGCAAACTGGAGCTGGAAGCCAAGAACATTTCCGAGGCTAAAAAACTGCTGGCGGACCTCGCCAAAAAATATCCCGCCAGCGGAGAGGCCGGAACCGCCAATCTTCTGTTATCCCAGTTGTCCGGTGAGAACACCCTGATCCCGGCGGTCCCGGTGGAAAAGAAGATCGGCCTGCTGGCGCCCCTGACCGGCAAGTTCGGGGAATTCGGGCTGGCGGTGCAGAACGGGGTGGAACTGGCATTTGAGGAATACAACCAGAAGGCCGCCGAAAAATTCAAAATAGTATCGTCCGACACCAAGGGCGACGCCATCGATGCGGTCAAACAGGCCCGGCGGCTGGCCGACTCCTCCATGGTGATGGGGCTGATCGGCGAAGTGCTTTCCACCGCCACCATCGCCGCGGCCGGGGTGGCCGATGTGTTGGGCGTTCCCCTGCTTTCGCCCACCGCCACCGATGACCGGATCTCGACCATCGGGCCCAACATCTTTCAGCTGAACCCCAGCCTGAGCTGGCAGGGGCCGGCGGTGGCCCAGTACGCGGTGAAAGCCCGGGGTTTTAAGACCCTGGCCATGCTGTATCCCGACGAGGGCGCCTGGGAATCGGTGGCCCAGGCTTTTGCCAGGGAGGCCGCCAAGCTGGGGGCCAGGATGGTCTATGCCCAGGCCTACACCCCAGGCACCACCGACTTCAAGGCCCAGATCGACCAGCTGCGGCTGGTGAAGGTGGACGCGTTGTTCCTGCCGGCCTCGCCCTCGGACATCGTGATGATAGCGCCCCAGCTGGCCTACAACCAGGTGAAGCTACAGTTATTGGGCCCGGAATCCTGGGGAGACCCCAAGGTTTCGGCCCAGGGCGACGTTTACGTGGAGGGGGCCATCTTCGCCGTGCTTTCGGAAAGCTCGGAGCTGGCCCAGTCCTCGGCCGCCTTTGAAGAGCGCTTTAAGAAGCGCTACGGCAAGCCGCCGTCCAAGCAGGCCGCCCAGGGCTACGATGCCGCCAGGATCATGATCGCCGCCTTGCAAAAGAACCCGGCCTCCCGCCAGGAACTGCGGACCTATCTGACCAGCGGCGATTTCACCAGGCTGAAACTCTCGGGCCAGGGAAGCTTCGGGCGGTTCGGGGCCCAGCCCAAGGCCAAGATGATGACCATCAAGAACCGGCAGGCGGTGGGCCTGGATGAAGCGGCTGCGGCCAAGGACAAGAAGACCCCGGCCCCGGTGAAGAACGAAAAGGCCAAGGCCGACAGCACCAAGAAGGAAACACCCAAGCCGAAGAAACCGTAATGGGACGCTGATTAACGCGGATTACGCAGATAGATCTAATTCTTCATGGGAGCTTATAAAGAAACCATGAAAGCAGGAAATTGATTATTAAGACATTATCAAGAGAGTTCAGGAAACAGGTTGTTTAACTGGTGCCTACCCCGGTTGTCGCGTTAAAACGATCAGTGAGCATCGCAGTTGATGGCGGAAAAAGCTTGTCTGGCCTGTTTGAGGGCTTGGCCAAAGCCCGAGTTCAGACAAGCCAGCCAGCAACGAGAAGCGCAGCGCCCGGAGAGTTTTAAGCGACGAGCTTTTTTCTTTTTGGTTCTTTTTCTTAGTTGGCGGTACAAAAAAGAAAAAGAACACAGTCCGGTATTATCTGCGTTTTTAAAAGTCACTATTTTCTTTAGACTTCTCCCAGGTAAGATAGATAGTCATTAATATTTGTAATCAGTCTTATTGTGAAACTGTTTTCCAGCATGATCGGCCAGGAAGTGGCCAAGAAGATACTGCGCCGGTCCTTTGAGGAAAACCGGCTGGCCCAGAGCTATCTGTTCTACGGCCCTTCCGGGGTGGGCAAGGAGATGGCGGCCTTTGAGCTGGCCCAGGCCCTTAATTGCACCGGGGTGGAGGCCCCCTGCGGCGCCTGCAGTCAGTGCAAAAAGACGGTGGAGTTCAACCACCCCGATCTGCACTACGTCTTTCCGGTGCCCCATCCCTCCGGCGAGAGCGACAAGAAAAAACTGGCCGAGGAGATAGCCGAGCTGCTGGCCCGGAAGGCCGAAAAGCCTTACCTGTCGCTGGATTTCGACCGGCCGGTGGCCATTACCATAGACGACATCAGGGCCCTGCAGGCCAAACTTTCGCTCCAGCCCTATCAGGGAAAAAAGAAGGCGGTGATCATAATCAAGCCCGAGGCCATGACCACCGAGGCGGCCAACGCCTTCCTAAAAACCCTGGAGGAACCGTCCCCCACCACCAATTTCATCCTGGTCTGCGACAAGCCCAACGCCCTGCTTTCCACCATCCTCTCCCGCTGCCAGAAGATCCGCTTCATGCGGCTGGACAGGGCGGCGGTGGTCCAGAACCTGGAGGAGCGCCACGGGCTGGATCCTGCCCAGGCCAAAATGCTGGCCTCCCTTAGCCAGGGAAGTCTGGGGCAGGCCCTGGAGATGATGGACCTGGATCTGCTGGAGGAGCGCCGGATGGCCGGGGACCTTTTGCGGGCCGGGCTGGAAAAGAGATACGCCGAGATGATGGAGGCCATAGACCTGGCCACCGGCGAAAAGGGCCGCCCCCAGCGGGTGCTGGAGCTGATGTCGGCCATAGCGCTGGAGGCCCTGCACCCCGAGCCCCAGGCCTCACCTGAAATATTATCCCTGGCCCGGCTGCTGACAGAACCGCAGCTCAATAGGATCACCGCCAACATGGAACTGGCCCGGACGGCCCTGAACCGGAACGTAACCCCCAGGCTGTGCCTGATGGCCGCCTGCAGTCCCGATATAATAAAAGAGGAGCTATGAGCGAAAACCTGATAATGGTGCGCTTCAAGGAAGCGCGTTCCAAATACTATCTCAATCCCCAGGCCTACAGCCTGGTCCCGGGGGAAATGGTGATCGTCACCACCGATAACGGCGAGGAGCTGGGCGCGGTGGAGGGCGAGCGGGCCATTCTCAAGGAAAAATTCAAGGCGGCCGGAGAAGTGCTGCGCAAGGCGGCGGAGGAGGACATAGTGAAGTTCCAGGCCAACCGCAAGCGCGAGACCGAGTCCTACCAGGCCTGCCTGGACCTGATCCACCGGCACGGCCTGCAGATGACCCTGGTGGACGTGGAGGCCAAGTTCGACGGATCAAAACTGACCTTTTACTTCACCGCAGAAAAGCGGGTGGACTTCCGTTCCCTGGTGCGGGACCTGGCCGCCATGTTCAAGGGCCGGATCGAGATGCACCAGATAGGGGTGCGGGACGAGGCCCGGCGGGTGGGCGGGCTGGGGTTATGCGGCCGCCAGCTGTGCTGCGTGGCCTGGCTTAACGAGTTCGAGCCGGTGACCCTGAAGATGGCCAAGGAGCAGAACCTGTCCACCACCTCCAACAAGATGCTGGGTCTGTGCGGCCGCCTGATGTGCTGCCTGACCTACGAAGACCGCTATTACGAGGAGGCCCACCGCAGCATGCCCCGGGTGGGTTCGGTGGTCGTCACCCCCAAGGGCCCGGGCACGGTCTACAAGGTGGACATCTTCAAACAAAAAGTGATGGTCAGGTTCGAGGAAGGCCACGGGGAATTCGAGGTAGCGGAGGTTTCCAAGAAATGAGCAAGTTCTACATCACCACCGCCATACCGTTCGTCAACGCCAAACCGCATATCGGCTTTGCGCTGGAGACGGTGCAGACCGACGCTTTGGCCCGCTATCACCGGCTGTTCGGGCGCCAGGTGCGCTTTTTGACCGGTTCTGACGAGAACAGCCTTAAGAACGTGCAGACCGCGGAGAAGG from candidate division TA06 bacterium harbors:
- a CDS encoding isoprenylcysteine carboxylmethyltransferase family protein, with protein sequence MALKQTLGNLFFKWRSYTPIPLLLAALYFARPTWWSLAIGIAVTFMGEAVRIWALSYAGGSTRTLSPDVGRLITGGPFGFVRNPLYVGNFLVSLGVCLAAWPWMPWMILVFIGAFFLQYVFIVALEEETLAGKLGAEYQEYCQKVPRWLPRLSHFGPRFPEKGDTKAAFRAERRTLQTLCITLLAVVGIFMWRVMKGY
- a CDS encoding class I SAM-dependent methyltransferase — translated: MNSLLYLHNQYQRQAAWTKALRLSLYRRVQLAGKKNILELGCGSGVILSEISERTEARLCGIEADPQMTALAKAQYPGIEFRTARAEKLPFPANSFDLIVTHYFWLWQKDPEAVLSEALRVLKKGGHLISLCEPDYMGRIDEPTELGGIRDLILGTLAKQGADPGLAGKLETLMSQAGFKTEAGRQDGCWDWREYRKQFDREWEFIEDLCGFGKRLEALKQKDLQAVAEKKRRMCMPVRWVIGQK
- a CDS encoding penicillin-binding protein activator, whose protein sequence is MKKYGVILLSLLTVSCVTLQPAVDKKPPVSQDQKAREELRLKKEAEAAGLLEKAKEQYSERKPAEAAETLQQLLAKHPETPAAAEALYLTALYRLELKQTDLALQNGFKLTEKYPDSEFWAKTKKVLGDCYTENKDYVKAGQQYLEGMAKAKAPEDRETIRLPLLTLINEKLSAGELRILYKTYSTTETAPAMGLRLCKLELEAKNISEAKKLLADLAKKYPASGEAGTANLLLSQLSGENTLIPAVPVEKKIGLLAPLTGKFGEFGLAVQNGVELAFEEYNQKAAEKFKIVSSDTKGDAIDAVKQARRLADSSMVMGLIGEVLSTATIAAAGVADVLGVPLLSPTATDDRISTIGPNIFQLNPSLSWQGPAVAQYAVKARGFKTLAMLYPDEGAWESVAQAFAREAAKLGARMVYAQAYTPGTTDFKAQIDQLRLVKVDALFLPASPSDIVMIAPQLAYNQVKLQLLGPESWGDPKVSAQGDVYVEGAIFAVLSESSELAQSSAAFEERFKKRYGKPPSKQAAQGYDAARIMIAALQKNPASRQELRTYLTSGDFTRLKLSGQGSFGRFGAQPKAKMMTIKNRQAVGLDEAAAAKDKKTPAPVKNEKAKADSTKKETPKPKKP
- the holB gene encoding DNA polymerase III subunit delta'; this encodes MKLFSSMIGQEVAKKILRRSFEENRLAQSYLFYGPSGVGKEMAAFELAQALNCTGVEAPCGACSQCKKTVEFNHPDLHYVFPVPHPSGESDKKKLAEEIAELLARKAEKPYLSLDFDRPVAITIDDIRALQAKLSLQPYQGKKKAVIIIKPEAMTTEAANAFLKTLEEPSPTTNFILVCDKPNALLSTILSRCQKIRFMRLDRAAVVQNLEERHGLDPAQAKMLASLSQGSLGQALEMMDLDLLEERRMAGDLLRAGLEKRYAEMMEAIDLATGEKGRPQRVLELMSAIALEALHPEPQASPEILSLARLLTEPQLNRITANMELARTALNRNVTPRLCLMAACSPDIIKEEL
- a CDS encoding stage 0 sporulation protein gives rise to the protein MSENLIMVRFKEARSKYYLNPQAYSLVPGEMVIVTTDNGEELGAVEGERAILKEKFKAAGEVLRKAAEEDIVKFQANRKRETESYQACLDLIHRHGLQMTLVDVEAKFDGSKLTFYFTAEKRVDFRSLVRDLAAMFKGRIEMHQIGVRDEARRVGGLGLCGRQLCCVAWLNEFEPVTLKMAKEQNLSTTSNKMLGLCGRLMCCLTYEDRYYEEAHRSMPRVGSVVVTPKGPGTVYKVDIFKQKVMVRFEEGHGEFEVAEVSKK